CACGACAACGCCGCTCTACTTACCGACTGGGGAACCACAGTCACAGAAGTGGCACGAGAACTTGCGGTACTCTCCCCTCCCCTTCCCATCACGATCTGGCAGGGCGGCCACGATACCTCCGTCGACATTGACGGAACCAGAGAGCTGGCCAAATCCCTGCCCGACTGTGAGCTGATCTTTGATCCAGACGCCACCCACTTGGGGATCCTTCTGGATCAGGCAGACGCAATCCTGGATGCAATGACCCCTAGAGCCACCAAGTAGCGCACCCACCTCACCTAAACGATGTTGCGCTTCAACGCCCAGCGGGTCAGCTCGTGACGGTTCGATAGCTGCAGTTTCCGCAGAACCGCTGAGACATGAGTTTCGATGGTCTTCACAGAGAGGAAGAGGTCGGACGCGACCTCCTTGTAGGTGTAGCCACGAGCAATGAGCCGCATCACCTCTGCCTCACGGGTAGTAAGGAGATCCAGTTCGTCCTCGGCATTCGACACCGTCGACTCGGTGCCGAAAGCGTCCAGGACAAACCCCGCAAGACGGGGACTAAACGCAGCGTCTCCCGCCGCGACACGTTCCACGGATGCGATCAGTTCCGGCGTGGAAATCGACTTGGTGACGTATCCGCGAGCACCCGCCCGAATCACTGCCACAACGTCGGCGGGAACATCGGAAACAGACAGGGCAAGGAACCGCGTCTGCGTCAGGTCTGCGCACCTTCGCGCCACCTCCGGGCCCCCTCCCCCACCGCCCCCAGGAAGATGGACATCAAGAAGGGCCACGTCCGGCTGCAACGAGTGACACGCCTCCACCGCAGAATCCACGTCGGCGGCATCCCCCACCACGTCGATTACGTCACTTTTCTCGAGTTCGGACCGGACTCCAGCCCGCACAAGGGGGTGATCATCAATCACTAGGACGCGGATCGTCATGCCGATTCTCTCTTCTCAGTTTCTGGCGCCGCCACGAGCGCCATTCCAACACTATTGTCCCGCGCCGCGCTCACCCAGCGCTCATCTGCCGCTTGCGGTAGGAAGATGCGGATCTCCGTTCCGCCGACACTCTTCTTAGCTTCCGTGTCCGAGGGCGCCGTTGCAGCCTCGGGCACACTCCACGGTGAGACTTCCACCGGAGGCAGGAACCGCACCTCAACCTTGCCGCCGACCCGTGAGACTCTCCCGAGGATTGAGTTGCGCAGCCCGTGACGATCGTCCGGGATGGCTGTCATGTCGAAGCCATCTCCAGCATCTTTGACAAAGATTTCGAGGTCGCCCCCGCGCGCCTCCTGAAAAACGGTGATGGGGGCAGCTCCGTGGCGCACGGCATTCGTCATTGCCTCACCTGCCGCTGCAATTGCAGCGAGTTGCCGTGGTCCCGGCACCGTGTCCCCCACGGTAACGACATCAATCGCAACCCCGTAGGTTGCTTCAACGTCAGCAGCCTGTTCTTTGAGGGCCTCAGCAACAGACACGGCTGCCTCAACGCTTCCCGTGTAAAGCCAGGAACGCAGCTCGCGCTCTTGGGTTAGTGCAAGGGCCCGGACTCGGGCTGGATCGTCTGCGGCGCCGCGGATCAGAGTCAAGGTTTGCAGCACCGAGTCATGCAGGTGAGCCGCAATGTCGGCACGTTCCACTTCACGCGCCTCGCGGCTTCGTGACACGGTCAAGTCCTTGACCACCCTCATACCAAGGGGGGCGAGGGCGATTGTCGCAACCACTAGGACAGCCAGAGCAGCAATGAGCCCTGACCCCACGTTAACCAGTTGCCCGTTTGCCGCGAGGACGGCTACCGTCCCCACCACGACCATGAGCGTTCCGAGCACGACGAAGCCGATTGGTCGCACTGCTCGACCCGCAATGCGTGGTGCTTGCAACCACACCATGAGCAGGCCAAGAACGGTGATGATTGACCAGAAGAAAGTCGGCCCCGACGTCCCGGAGGCGATACCTATGACGGCTACGAAAGCAGCGAACAGTAAGAAAAGGGATCCCGCAACCAAGAGGCGTCCCGCGGTCACCTGAGAGTCCCGGCGTTCACCCACCGCCCTCATCGGCGAGCGGAACGCATCTGTTGCGTGTGGCGCACCACTACCATCCAGCGAAGACTGTTCGTCTGTGGGGGTGGTGAGCCACAACCACATGTACGCGATGATGCCCGCGCCGGCAACCGCACTCAACGCACCGAATGTGGCGCGGACAGCCCCTACTGGGAGCCCGTACCGGGAAGCAACTCCGGACGCTACCCCTCCAACCCAGGGTGCATCCATGTCCGCACTGTCGGACTGCGCGAGACGCAATGGTGGTCGTTCTGTTTTTGACACGACTCCATCGTGGCAGACACGCGCCGTCCATCCCACCCCCACGGGCATTTTGAGGGGATTATCAGGGTCTTACCCCATGACAGGGGACACCGTTGGTGCGGCAAACTTGAACCATGAGCGAACAACCATCAAACCTTGCGCCCAAGGCGCGCAGTCAATCTTCAACTCTGAGCAACTCAATATCGCTGTCCGCCGTCGGCGCGATGCTCCTTATCGCCGCGGTTGGCATCCTGGTTCTGACCGGTTCTACCGGTACACGGACCGCTGGTACAGCCGTCCTCGTGTCAACCGGCCTCATCATTTTGATTGCGGGCGGCGTCCTCATTTACGCGGCGCTAAAGAACCAGAAGCCCGGATGGTTTCTACCCTTTACGATCGTTGGCGCAGTTCTGTCCTTCCCCGTCCTTATGGGGGGCGCTGCACTCGGTGCGTGGAACACGACCTGGGATTACACGACCGGCTCATCGGCGGAATACCTCGAGGAAGACTCGGACTTCGGGTGGACCGAGGACTATGACTATGAGACCGAGGACGACTTCAACTACATGGATGGTCGCGAGGTGGACCCGTCCGAAAGCAACATTGAGGGCTACGACGAGAACCTGCTCCTCGATTTGACGGCACTGCCCGAGGGCCAGAACCCTGACTTTGACGTGGATTTGGAGTATTCGAACCTGACTGTCCTCTTGACCTCCCAGCAGCTCCCCATGTTCCAGAAGCTCAACTTGGACGACACTTCCTATATTCAAGCGACATCACCCACCACCTTCTTGGGGAATTACGAGGTCGAGGAGGCGCTAGTCACGTGGACCGTGGACCCGGTCCCCAGCAACTACCCGTGGGATCTGGGCCGAAACGGAGCCGACGCGAGCAACGTGGTGTCCTTCCGGTTGACTTTGGATGATAGCTCCAGTGTCCACTTTGTCATTCTTGACAACCTGGGTTCTGCGTCTTCTGGTGACGAAGCCCAATCCGGCGCAAACGAAACAGCTCAGAGCGGAGAGGGAAACTGATCATGGCTGACAACACGCAAGACACACCAACGGAGAAGTTCACAATGCCGAGCACTCAGCCGGGATCAACCCAGCCAATGCCGAACATGCAACCTAGTCCGACCCAGCCGATGCCGCCTGTCCAACGCATCTTTGTCGCTCCCGATGGCAGCCGCATCGCGACATCGACGATGCCGGGGGGCGCACCGAACTACGCGGGACCCTATGCTGCGCCAACAAACCAGTACGGCCCGGGAATGGCAGCACCACAGGCCCCTTACAGTGCAATGCCGCAAGCGCACTATGGTGCAACAACTGTTCCCGAGGACGGCCCCCAAACAATGAACGTGGGCCTCCTGGTGTGGGGGGCAATCCTTGCCATCGTCGGCCTGATCCTTGTGTTTACCTCCATTTTTGGCGGCAACACATTCCAGGCGATCGTCGTGATTCTCTTCGCGGCGGCAGGTATTGGCTTCCTCATCCTGGCCTACCTCACCTCACAGAACAGGGGTCCCGTCGCGGCTTCTGCGAGGGCGAACCAGCCCGGATCAGAACAGAACTAACGCTTCTACCGCGAGGCGTACCGTTCCAGTTCCTCTTCAACGATGGACGGATCCAACTTAGTGAACACGGGGGTCGGCTTGGCGATCGGAGTCCCCACTTCGACGTCATGTCGGCCCCACGTCATGTATCCGGCGTAGTCGCCGGTGATCACGGGGTAGCGGCCCGAGACAACCTCAAGGTTAGAGTCCGGAGCAACGTCCTCGGGCGTGCCGGGGGCCTCCGCAAGTAGACCGTCCTCGTCCCCTTCAGATACCCACACCAGCCGCGGCATCGGCGCAATGCGGCCCGCCCCACCCATGACAGCATCAACCCCATTAGCAGAGTGCGGCAAGAATGGTGCCAGCATCGTGTTCAAATCGGACACGCTCTGCGCCAGAACCCACAGAACCGTGCGCAGGCGCGGCAGCTCCTCTTCTGACTTCAGCTTGAAGGGCTGCGTGTCAGTAACGTAACGGTTGACTTCACCAACTAGGCGCATCACGGCAGCGATGGCGGCCTTCTGGTGGTGGCCTTCAATCAGCGTTCCAACCTCGTCAAAACCACTCTCAAGCGAGCCCAGCAAGTCGACGTCAATCTGCTGGAGTTCCGCTGGCTCCGGGATCTCCCCGAACCGCTTGTGAATCATCGAGGCGGTCCGGTTCACCAGGTTCCCCCACCCCGCAACCAGTTCATTGTTGGTGCGGCGCAGGAACTCTTCCCAGGTGAAGTCGGCGTCAGACGTTTCAGGACCCGCTGCGCTGATGAAATAGCGCAGCGCATCAGGCTGGTACCGCTCCAGCATGTCGCGAACGTAGATGACGATCCCACGTGAAGTGGCAAACTTTTTGCCCTCCATAGTGAGGAACTCCGAAGAAACGACCTCGGTCGGCAGGTTCAACTTGCCGAACACCCCGGGGGTTCCCCCCAGCGCACCCTCACCGTTGTAGCCCAGCAGTTCAGCGGGCCAAATCTGGGCATGGAAGACAATGTTGTCCTTACCCATGAAGTAGTAGGTCAGCGCCTCCGGGTCGTTCCACCACTTCCGCCACGCCTCCGGATCCCCGGTGCGCTTCGCCCATTCGATCGAGGCCGAAAGGTAACCAACCACCGCGTCGAACCAGACGTAAAGGCGCTTCGTAGGCTGATCTTCCCAACCGGGAACCGGGATACCCCAGTCAATGTCACGCGTCATTGCCCGAGGGCGAACCTCCTCAAGGAAGTTCTTCGCGAAACGAATGACGTTGGGACGCCAGCCTGCGGCCTCACGGCCATCGAGCCATTCACTGAGCGCGGTTGCCAGTTCAGGCAGGTTCAGGAAGTAGTGCGTCGTCTCAACAAACTCGGGGGTTTCACCATTGATTGAGGAACGCGGATCGATCAGGTCGATCGGGTCCAACTGGTTTCCGCAGTTGTCGCACTGGTCCCCGCGCGCTCCCGCGTAGCCACAAAGTGGACAAGTGCCCTCAATGTAGCGGTCCGGCAGCGTCCGTCCCGTCGAGGGCGAAATGGCGGCCTGCGCCGTCTGCTCCATCATGTAACCGTTGTCGCGCACGACCTCGAACATCGACCTTGTCACCTCATGGTGGTTCGCGGTCGTCGTCCTCGTAAACAGGTCATAGGACAGACCCAGTTTGACTAGGTCCTGCGCAATAATCAGGTTGTTCTCATCCGCCAACTGGCGCGGGGTTTTGCCCTGCTTTTCGGCCTCGACCAAAATAGGCGTGCCGTGCTCATCCGTACCCGACACCATGAGCACGTCATGGCCTGACATTCGCATGTAACGAGAAAAGACATCGGAGGGGACCCCGAAACCTGCAACATGACCGATATGGCGGGGACCGTTAGCGTAGGGCCAGGCAACTGCGGAGAGAATATGACTCATATCCCTAGCCTAGTTGCGCTTCCCCTCCCAATAAAACCGAGAAGAGTCTAGGCTTGTGGACTGAGCCGGATCTAACGAACTGTGGAAGATATCTGGAGGAACTACCATGGCCCGCGCACTGATCATCGTCGACGTTCAGCCGACATTTTGTGAAGGTGGCGCACTCGCGGTTGAGGGTGGGAACGAGTGCGCGAAAAAGATTGCAAGATACGCCATCGCACACGAGGACGACTACGACGTAATCATCACCACCCAGGACTGGCACATCGACCCGGGTGAACACTTCTCAGATGAACCCGACTTTATCGATACTTGGCCCCCGCACGGCGTTGCTGACACTCCGGAAGCCGAACTGCACAGGTCCCTAGAGCCTGTCAGTATCGACTACCACCTGAAGAAGGGCGAGTACGAGGCCGCATACTCGGGCTTTGAAGCCGAATGCCCCAGCGGGGAGACACTGGAAGATATCCTCGCGGACGAGGGCGTTGACGACGTTGACATCGTCGGACTGGCGCTGTCACACTGCGTGCTGGAAACCGCCCTGGATGCCGCACGTATGCGTTCACTTGATCGTGTTCGCGTCCTCGTAGACCTGACAGAACCGGTTTCTCCTGAGCAGGGCGAGGCCGCGCTGGAAGAGATGGCCCGCACCCGGATCAAGCTGGTGCATAGCGCCTAGGGGACAACTAAGAGGCGTCCAACGCGGCCTTGAAGATGGCGTTGGGGCGCTGACCACTACCCTGGGCAACCTGCGAAGCCGCCTCTTTGAGGCGGATTCCATCCCGCGCTGAGAGCGCCAACGCTGCCTGGGCAAGATCAGGCAGGCTTTGTTGCGCGTGTTTAGGGGCACCTTCGATCACCAGCGTGACTTCCCCCAACACGGGCGCGGCCTGCGCAAACTCCGCCAACTCCGCCAGGGTGCCCCGGGTGACTTGCTCGTAAGTTTTCGTCAGTTCGCGGCACAGCGCAGCTCGGCGGTCGCCGCCGAACACATCACTGAGTTGAGCAAGGGTAGCGGCGGTTCTGCGCGGGGACTCGAAGAGTATGAGGGTGCGCGGCTCCACAGCTAGGCCCTCAAGGTGAGCCTTCAGTTCGGAGGCTTTGCGGGGCAAGAAACCCTCAAAGACGAAACGGTCCGATGGTAGGCCAGAGACGCTGAGTGCGGCAAGAGCCGCACTGGGACCAGGCAGTGGTGCAAGGCGCACGTCCTCGGCAGCAGCAAGGATGGCCAGTCGATAGCCGGGGTCGGACACGGTTGGGGTGCCGGCGTCACTAACGACCAGGACCGTCTGCCCCTCTTGGGCTGCAGCAATGAGTTCTGTAGCCCGCTCGCTCTCAATATGCTCATGAAACGCCATGATGCGTCCCTGCGGCGCAATTCCCAGGCGTGAACAGAGGCCCTTCAACCTGCGGGTATCTTCAGCGGCGATAATGTCTGCTGTCTCCAGTTGGTGACGGAGTCGGGCGGACGCGTCGTCAGTGTTCCCGATGGGAGTAGCGGCCATGTAGATGACTCCGGGGGTGGTTTCACTCATGGGAACAGTATGTCCATATCCTTACTCGGCAGGCATGCCTCAGCCACACTGCACCGCATTCACGGGTTGGTAGCGCCAGCCTCGCGAATCGGTTTTGACGAACTCACCGTCCCGGTAGAAGTGGCGGTCCACGTTGACGAAGAACCCGGGGTTGCCGGCTCCGGACGGCACACACCCTGGCCTGGTTGAGATGATCGTTGTTGGTTGGACTATATCCTGACGCGGGCCGGTTTCAGTGCGGATCTCCCACACCTTTGTGCTCCAGAATGCGACGTGTAACTGACCGTCTGCCACCCAGGATTCGATTAGCACGCCATAATCGGAATCGTTCTTGAACTTGAGGTCAATTGAAGGAACATAGATGGTTGCCTCTCTGCCCTCTGGATAACGGTTGATGTACTGAGAGTGCGGCTGGTGTTCAACGTCTTCTAGACCGGCAAAGAATGAGGCGTTGTAGACGGTTGTAGCCAGCTGGGAAAGCCCGCCACCCATCCCATCAACAACGACACCATCAATTATTACGCCTGCATTGCCGTAACCGTTCTCGGGGGTGATGGGACCAAGAGTATCGAGCAAACTG
This genomic stretch from Schaalia sp. JY-X169 harbors:
- a CDS encoding response regulator transcription factor; this encodes MTIRVLVIDDHPLVRAGVRSELEKSDVIDVVGDAADVDSAVEACHSLQPDVALLDVHLPGGGGGGGPEVARRCADLTQTRFLALSVSDVPADVVAVIRAGARGYVTKSISTPELIASVERVAAGDAAFSPRLAGFVLDAFGTESTVSNAEDELDLLTTREAEVMRLIARGYTYKEVASDLFLSVKTIETHVSAVLRKLQLSNRHELTRWALKRNIV
- a CDS encoding ATP-binding protein, translating into MSKTERPPLRLAQSDSADMDAPWVGGVASGVASRYGLPVGAVRATFGALSAVAGAGIIAYMWLWLTTPTDEQSSLDGSGAPHATDAFRSPMRAVGERRDSQVTAGRLLVAGSLFLLFAAFVAVIGIASGTSGPTFFWSIITVLGLLMVWLQAPRIAGRAVRPIGFVVLGTLMVVVGTVAVLAANGQLVNVGSGLIAALAVLVVATIALAPLGMRVVKDLTVSRSREAREVERADIAAHLHDSVLQTLTLIRGAADDPARVRALALTQERELRSWLYTGSVEAAVSVAEALKEQAADVEATYGVAIDVVTVGDTVPGPRQLAAIAAAGEAMTNAVRHGAAPITVFQEARGGDLEIFVKDAGDGFDMTAIPDDRHGLRNSILGRVSRVGGKVEVRFLPPVEVSPWSVPEAATAPSDTEAKKSVGGTEIRIFLPQAADERWVSAARDNSVGMALVAAPETEKRESA
- the metG gene encoding methionine--tRNA ligase — encoded protein: MSHILSAVAWPYANGPRHIGHVAGFGVPSDVFSRYMRMSGHDVLMVSGTDEHGTPILVEAEKQGKTPRQLADENNLIIAQDLVKLGLSYDLFTRTTTANHHEVTRSMFEVVRDNGYMMEQTAQAAISPSTGRTLPDRYIEGTCPLCGYAGARGDQCDNCGNQLDPIDLIDPRSSINGETPEFVETTHYFLNLPELATALSEWLDGREAAGWRPNVIRFAKNFLEEVRPRAMTRDIDWGIPVPGWEDQPTKRLYVWFDAVVGYLSASIEWAKRTGDPEAWRKWWNDPEALTYYFMGKDNIVFHAQIWPAELLGYNGEGALGGTPGVFGKLNLPTEVVSSEFLTMEGKKFATSRGIVIYVRDMLERYQPDALRYFISAAGPETSDADFTWEEFLRRTNNELVAGWGNLVNRTASMIHKRFGEIPEPAELQQIDVDLLGSLESGFDEVGTLIEGHHQKAAIAAVMRLVGEVNRYVTDTQPFKLKSEEELPRLRTVLWVLAQSVSDLNTMLAPFLPHSANGVDAVMGGAGRIAPMPRLVWVSEGDEDGLLAEAPGTPEDVAPDSNLEVVSGRYPVITGDYAGYMTWGRHDVEVGTPIAKPTPVFTKLDPSIVEEELERYASR
- a CDS encoding isochorismatase family protein gives rise to the protein MARALIIVDVQPTFCEGGALAVEGGNECAKKIARYAIAHEDDYDVIITTQDWHIDPGEHFSDEPDFIDTWPPHGVADTPEAELHRSLEPVSIDYHLKKGEYEAAYSGFEAECPSGETLEDILADEGVDDVDIVGLALSHCVLETALDAARMRSLDRVRVLVDLTEPVSPEQGEAALEEMARTRIKLVHSA
- the rsmI gene encoding 16S rRNA (cytidine(1402)-2'-O)-methyltransferase gives rise to the protein MSETTPGVIYMAATPIGNTDDASARLRHQLETADIIAAEDTRRLKGLCSRLGIAPQGRIMAFHEHIESERATELIAAAQEGQTVLVVSDAGTPTVSDPGYRLAILAAAEDVRLAPLPGPSAALAALSVSGLPSDRFVFEGFLPRKASELKAHLEGLAVEPRTLILFESPRRTAATLAQLSDVFGGDRRAALCRELTKTYEQVTRGTLAELAEFAQAAPVLGEVTLVIEGAPKHAQQSLPDLAQAALALSARDGIRLKEAASQVAQGSGQRPNAIFKAALDAS